In Phycisphaerae bacterium, the following proteins share a genomic window:
- a CDS encoding VCBS repeat-containing protein: MSVRKAVIRIPALLLLTFGCTGCTELFALFGPGGVFGPGAGVLGSTSRQQSIPAPTFNVSQLDPAFEATSGAKVIVVADMDGDGRQDLVSGSNENQPIQLHLRTGVASVVSFDTFTIAGGGPIARMVDLAARDLDGDGRLDVAVLVNDTGFVPVDGASIRGSVSLLFAPADPREALQWAHVTIDEIFNIPGDGKGLTDFAVVDMNGDNLPDIVLASNEVDDTDVIRLFLNPGGAAARVGANWVQAALPLTADVNQITSMEVVDIDGDGDLDIVGSFPTAKTFNIRWLQNPFVESGAGAVAAGNWTARFLGQQAEADPDNQGGDYIAAGDIDGDGDIDIAAAHASLGLIQWFENPGPDRVTLQTFPWRVFNLGQLQSGVTINQLQLVDLNLDGQLDAFATASGNMVGFQPGNELFDFWLGFSILATNPVADIGRCAFVDVNADSRLDILAPIDRVGLSTDQFMIFTRTSP; encoded by the coding sequence ATGAGCGTGCGAAAGGCGGTTATTCGCATACCGGCACTTCTTCTCCTGACGTTCGGCTGCACGGGCTGCACGGAATTGTTCGCACTCTTCGGTCCCGGAGGCGTCTTCGGCCCCGGCGCCGGTGTTCTCGGCTCCACGAGTCGACAGCAGTCAATTCCCGCACCGACCTTCAACGTTTCCCAACTGGACCCCGCATTTGAAGCCACCAGCGGCGCGAAGGTCATCGTCGTCGCCGACATGGATGGCGACGGGAGGCAGGACCTCGTCTCCGGATCCAATGAGAATCAGCCTATTCAGCTTCACTTGCGTACCGGTGTCGCCTCCGTCGTGAGTTTCGACACATTCACAATCGCCGGTGGCGGCCCCATCGCCAGGATGGTCGATCTTGCTGCCCGCGATCTTGACGGCGACGGCCGGCTCGACGTCGCGGTACTGGTCAATGACACCGGCTTCGTCCCGGTCGATGGCGCCAGCATTCGAGGTTCGGTCTCACTGCTCTTTGCGCCGGCCGATCCGCGCGAAGCGCTCCAATGGGCGCATGTCACGATTGATGAGATATTCAATATTCCGGGCGACGGGAAGGGATTGACCGATTTCGCCGTCGTAGACATGAATGGCGATAATCTGCCGGATATTGTTCTCGCTTCGAATGAGGTCGATGACACCGACGTAATACGCCTCTTCCTCAATCCGGGTGGAGCGGCCGCGCGTGTCGGAGCCAATTGGGTCCAGGCGGCTCTTCCGCTCACTGCGGATGTGAACCAGATTACTTCGATGGAAGTCGTCGACATCGATGGAGATGGAGACCTTGATATCGTCGGTTCGTTCCCAACAGCGAAGACATTCAACATTCGCTGGCTCCAGAATCCATTCGTCGAATCCGGCGCTGGAGCCGTTGCCGCCGGAAACTGGACGGCGCGCTTTCTGGGTCAGCAAGCTGAAGCCGATCCGGATAACCAGGGTGGCGATTACATTGCCGCGGGGGATATCGACGGAGATGGTGATATCGATATCGCCGCCGCCCATGCGTCGCTTGGATTGATTCAGTGGTTTGAGAACCCCGGCCCGGATCGCGTGACATTGCAGACTTTTCCGTGGCGCGTCTTCAATCTGGGGCAGTTGCAGTCCGGCGTGACGATCAACCAGCTACAGTTGGTGGACCTAAACCTCGACGGACAGCTCGATGCGTTCGCCACCGCCAGCGGGAACATGGTCGGGTTTCAGCCGGGCAATGAGTTGTTCGATTTCTGGCTCGGTTTCTCAATTCTCGCGACAAATCCGGTCGCCGACATCGGACGGTGCGCATTCGTCGATGTCAATGCGGATTCGCGTCTGGATATTCTCGCGCCGATCGACCGCGTCGGGCTCTCAACGGACCAATTCATGATCTTCACGAGAACCTCCCCGTGA
- a CDS encoding PDZ domain-containing protein yields the protein MSKRLAAGSLRRNRCAMYLLAVLSLLATGQVRAQANPEMSPDDLKKAEDLREDLRRMIELARDQVFPALVNIRVSTVDYWGGKKHKGAATGSGTIISTEGYVLTNQHVTDTGKKFKCTLADKQEVTATMVGEDPLTDLAVIKLDLSELKSPSTPLPVARFGNSDELAVGDYVMAMGSPFSLSRSVTLGIVSNNTRVFTGRGSGEEVEEMELDSGQRTGLFTRWIQHDALIHPGNSGGPLVNLKGEIIGVNELGGSGMGFAIPSNLARQVADSLIKYGEVPRSWIGVSFKPIAKTGYDRGVLVNSVFESGPAAKAGIEPGDVILRIDGEALTIRFAEEVPPLLKRLADVPIGSQMKVSFLRKDEVHEVTLTTEKLLKDRGQQTSLRSFGITVSEITPRMALSLRRPNTKGVMVNGTRSGGPADLAEPSLRFGDVVIRVENDEIDNLEGMVKAYEKIMKMESTPEYVLIEFDRGGKNHLTVIKPKPEEPDDPPRDIRKAWIGIATQPIIEKLAKKLGHPDQPGFRVTRVYPLTKAAESDLRVGDIIVALNGEKLKIKGMQDAGLLARLIKRLDPDGKVTLKVVRGDETLDVEVKLEPTKYGPSEALRLTNKDFEITIRNITFFDRDENQWDKDVQGVIVEQVESGGWASMGGVQPNDLIQQINEYPVKSRTSFRRAMEAIAKEQPERVVFLVLRGVQTRFQFVEPEWKPAIDVKDAADSGSAVGEAGGSSANDNESE from the coding sequence ATGAGCAAAAGACTGGCCGCCGGGTCCCTACGGCGAAATCGGTGCGCGATGTACCTGTTGGCGGTGTTGTCGCTGCTTGCGACTGGACAGGTTCGCGCTCAGGCCAATCCGGAAATGAGCCCGGATGATTTGAAGAAGGCCGAAGACCTTCGGGAAGATCTGCGTCGAATGATCGAGCTGGCGCGCGATCAGGTATTTCCGGCACTCGTGAACATCCGGGTTTCGACGGTTGATTACTGGGGTGGTAAGAAACATAAGGGCGCGGCGACGGGCAGTGGCACGATCATTTCAACCGAAGGGTATGTGCTGACGAATCAGCATGTCACGGATACTGGCAAGAAGTTCAAATGCACACTCGCGGACAAGCAGGAGGTCACCGCTACGATGGTCGGTGAGGATCCACTGACCGATCTTGCCGTCATCAAGCTGGATTTGTCGGAACTCAAGAGCCCTTCAACGCCGCTGCCCGTTGCGCGGTTCGGGAACTCGGACGAGTTGGCGGTCGGTGATTATGTCATGGCGATGGGATCGCCATTTTCGTTGTCCCGGTCGGTGACACTTGGCATCGTGTCGAACAATACGCGTGTGTTCACCGGACGCGGATCGGGCGAGGAAGTCGAGGAAATGGAACTCGATTCGGGGCAGCGGACCGGATTGTTCACGCGCTGGATTCAACACGATGCGTTGATTCATCCCGGCAACAGCGGCGGTCCGCTCGTTAATCTCAAGGGCGAGATCATCGGCGTGAATGAACTGGGCGGCAGCGGAATGGGATTCGCGATTCCGAGCAACCTCGCACGCCAGGTGGCGGACTCCCTGATTAAGTATGGCGAAGTGCCACGAAGCTGGATCGGCGTGAGTTTCAAGCCGATCGCGAAAACCGGGTATGACCGCGGCGTCCTCGTCAACTCGGTGTTTGAGAGCGGCCCGGCCGCCAAGGCCGGAATCGAACCGGGTGACGTGATACTTCGCATCGATGGCGAAGCACTCACGATCCGTTTCGCGGAAGAAGTTCCGCCGCTCTTGAAGCGATTGGCGGATGTGCCGATCGGATCGCAGATGAAGGTGTCGTTCTTGCGGAAGGACGAAGTTCACGAGGTGACCCTGACGACCGAGAAGCTGCTGAAGGATCGTGGACAACAGACGTCGCTGCGTTCGTTCGGGATCACGGTTTCAGAGATTACGCCGCGTATGGCGCTCTCGCTTCGGCGGCCGAATACGAAGGGCGTCATGGTCAATGGGACGCGTTCGGGCGGACCCGCGGATCTGGCGGAGCCATCGCTGCGCTTCGGCGACGTGGTGATTCGCGTTGAGAATGACGAAATCGACAATCTTGAGGGCATGGTCAAGGCCTACGAGAAAATCATGAAGATGGAATCGACGCCGGAGTATGTGCTGATCGAGTTTGATCGCGGCGGGAAGAACCATCTGACCGTAATCAAGCCGAAGCCGGAAGAGCCGGATGATCCTCCGCGAGACATTCGCAAGGCGTGGATCGGCATCGCAACGCAGCCGATCATCGAGAAACTGGCGAAAAAGCTGGGGCATCCGGATCAGCCCGGCTTCCGGGTGACCCGGGTTTATCCTCTGACGAAAGCGGCCGAATCCGACCTGCGCGTCGGTGATATCATAGTGGCACTGAATGGCGAGAAGCTTAAGATCAAGGGGATGCAGGACGCGGGATTGCTTGCACGGCTCATCAAGCGGCTGGATCCTGACGGCAAAGTGACTCTCAAGGTCGTTCGGGGCGACGAGACGCTGGATGTCGAGGTGAAGCTGGAGCCGACCAAGTATGGACCGAGTGAAGCGCTGCGGCTGACGAACAAGGACTTCGAAATCACAATCCGCAACATCACATTCTTTGACCGGGATGAGAATCAATGGGACAAGGACGTGCAGGGTGTGATCGTGGAGCAGGTGGAGAGCGGCGGCTGGGCCAGCATGGGCGGTGTCCAGCCGAACGATCTGATTCAGCAGATCAACGAGTACCCCGTGAAGAGTCGCACGAGTTTTCGGCGGGCGATGGAGGCCATCGCGAAAGAGCAGCCGGAGCGCGTCGTGTTTCTGGTTTTGCGGGGCGTGCAGACCCGATTTCAATTCGTCGAGCCGGAGTGGAAACCGGCGATCGATGTCAAGGACGCAGCCGATTCAGGAAGCGCGGTCGGTGAGGCGGGAGGATCCAGCGCGAACGACAACGAGTCGGAGTAA
- the pruA gene encoding L-glutamate gamma-semialdehyde dehydrogenase: MLTTYRPEPYVNFAEPEPRQKMLDALKMVESQLGRSYPLRIGSQRIDTHSKIESYNPARTDQVIGYVAKADAEHARQAVAAAESAFKSWSRVDPDVRARYLLRAAAILRRRVYEFSAWMVYEESKSWIEAYADACECIDFLEFYGREMMRLGGAQPVTPFDGEENELRYIPLGVGAIIPPWNFPLAIMAGMTTAAIVTGNTVVLKPASTAPVIAAKFLEILCDECMLPPGVVNFCPGSGSEIGDTIVDHPRTRFIAFTGSREVGLRIFERAAKVQPGQVWLKRTILEMGGKDCIVVTDRADLDAAAEGVVAAAFGFQGQKCSACSRLIVDESVHDALLSKVTERTKKLTVGNPTTAENFSMGAVIDTAAYEKIISYIEIGEKEGTLVAGRRAAEYAKPKGAGAKSGISGLFIQPTIVTGIKPDARLAQEEIFGPVLAVIKGRGIDELLEIANGTEYGLTGAIYSNDRVHLERARHEFHVGNLYFNRKCTGALVDVQPFGGFNMSGTDSKAGGRDYLQLFMQGKSVTERL, translated from the coding sequence ATGCTCACCACCTATCGACCAGAGCCCTACGTCAACTTTGCCGAACCGGAGCCGCGTCAGAAGATGCTCGACGCACTCAAGATGGTCGAATCGCAGCTTGGGCGCTCGTACCCGCTTCGGATCGGATCGCAGCGGATCGATACCCACTCGAAGATCGAATCCTACAACCCCGCCAGAACCGACCAGGTCATCGGATATGTCGCCAAAGCCGATGCGGAGCACGCGCGGCAGGCAGTTGCCGCGGCCGAAAGTGCATTCAAAAGCTGGTCACGTGTCGATCCCGATGTGCGGGCGAGATATCTGCTTCGCGCTGCGGCCATCCTGCGCCGTCGCGTCTATGAATTCTCCGCATGGATGGTGTACGAAGAGTCGAAGAGCTGGATCGAAGCCTACGCCGATGCCTGCGAATGCATCGATTTCCTCGAATTCTACGGCCGCGAGATGATGCGGCTTGGAGGTGCCCAACCAGTCACTCCCTTCGACGGCGAGGAAAACGAATTGCGATACATCCCTCTCGGTGTCGGCGCGATTATCCCTCCGTGGAACTTTCCGCTCGCAATCATGGCTGGCATGACGACGGCCGCCATCGTGACAGGCAACACCGTCGTGCTCAAACCCGCGAGCACCGCGCCGGTGATCGCCGCGAAGTTCCTGGAGATTCTTTGCGACGAATGCATGCTGCCGCCGGGCGTTGTCAATTTCTGCCCGGGATCAGGTTCCGAGATTGGCGACACGATCGTTGATCATCCGCGAACCCGGTTCATCGCATTCACCGGTTCGCGCGAAGTCGGCCTGCGCATTTTCGAACGCGCGGCTAAGGTCCAGCCCGGCCAGGTCTGGCTCAAGCGGACCATTCTTGAAATGGGTGGGAAGGACTGCATCGTCGTGACCGATCGCGCCGACCTTGATGCCGCCGCCGAAGGCGTCGTCGCTGCGGCATTCGGGTTCCAGGGGCAGAAATGCTCCGCGTGTAGCCGGCTCATCGTTGATGAATCCGTTCACGATGCCCTTCTCTCGAAGGTCACGGAACGCACGAAGAAATTGACGGTCGGAAATCCGACGACTGCCGAGAATTTCAGTATGGGCGCCGTTATCGACACGGCCGCCTACGAAAAAATCATCAGCTACATTGAAATCGGCGAAAAAGAAGGCACGCTCGTCGCCGGCCGGCGCGCCGCCGAATACGCAAAGCCCAAAGGCGCCGGCGCCAAGTCCGGCATCAGCGGGCTTTTCATTCAGCCGACAATTGTGACCGGCATCAAACCGGATGCACGTCTGGCCCAGGAGGAGATTTTCGGCCCCGTGCTGGCCGTGATCAAAGGTCGCGGGATCGACGAGTTGCTGGAGATCGCCAACGGAACGGAATATGGACTGACCGGCGCAATCTACTCGAACGACCGAGTGCACCTCGAACGAGCGCGGCATGAATTCCACGTGGGCAATCTATACTTCAATCGCAAATGCACTGGCGCGCTGGTGGACGTGCAGCCGTTCGGCGGGTTCAACATGTCCGGCACGGACAGCAAGGCCGGCGGCCGTGACTACCTGCAACTCTTCATGCAGGGCAAGAGCGTGACCGAGCGTTTGTGA
- a CDS encoding PilT/PilU family type 4a pilus ATPase, with the protein MHEQHSLDEPLYELGDGASVSMMDLLDYFAQVGSMRVSDLHIKVGSPPIYRVDGSLQKMKGPPLLADTVRAFALSLLSEPEWDLLQRNHSVDSSCFTERMQFRLNCFKDDDGLALAIRALETSPPAVESIGFPNDVWRDIVNKQHGLILVTGVTGAGKSTTIASLLSRIAMSQACRIITLEDPVEYRLRGSMALISQREVGRDVPSYERGLRDCLREDPDVIFVGEMRDRDSAAWTLTAAETGHLVFSTLHTRDCRGTITRILDMFPSNQQEEVASQLSLGLSHIISQKLLPRADGAGRVVAMEVLNNTYSVANLIRHGKIEQLYSQLQTRTKDIPDERMITLERSLARLARSGIVSPLEAERWANHPQAFHEEMQQ; encoded by the coding sequence ATGCATGAACAACATTCACTCGATGAGCCCCTTTACGAACTCGGCGACGGCGCCAGCGTCTCCATGATGGATCTTCTCGACTACTTCGCGCAGGTCGGCTCAATGCGCGTGAGCGACCTGCATATCAAGGTCGGGAGTCCGCCGATCTACCGCGTCGACGGCTCGCTTCAGAAAATGAAAGGCCCCCCGCTCCTGGCCGACACAGTTCGCGCCTTCGCCCTGTCGCTGCTTAGCGAGCCAGAGTGGGATCTACTGCAACGTAATCATTCGGTCGATAGTTCATGCTTCACCGAGCGAATGCAATTCCGGTTAAACTGCTTCAAAGATGACGACGGCCTCGCGCTGGCGATTCGCGCGCTGGAAACCAGCCCGCCCGCGGTCGAGTCCATCGGATTTCCCAACGATGTCTGGAGAGACATCGTCAATAAGCAGCACGGCCTCATTCTTGTTACGGGCGTCACGGGAGCCGGCAAGTCCACCACAATCGCCTCGCTCCTCTCCCGGATCGCGATGTCCCAGGCGTGCAGAATCATTACCCTCGAAGACCCCGTGGAATATCGCCTTCGCGGCAGCATGGCGCTGATTTCTCAACGAGAAGTCGGACGCGATGTGCCAAGCTATGAACGCGGACTTCGAGACTGTTTGCGTGAGGACCCGGACGTCATCTTCGTCGGCGAAATGAGAGACCGCGATTCCGCGGCGTGGACACTTACGGCCGCGGAAACCGGCCACTTGGTCTTCTCAACACTGCATACGCGTGACTGTCGCGGAACCATCACGCGAATTCTTGATATGTTCCCATCGAATCAACAGGAAGAAGTCGCCAGTCAGCTTTCACTGGGCCTCAGCCACATCATCTCGCAAAAACTCCTGCCCCGCGCAGACGGCGCCGGCCGGGTCGTCGCGATGGAAGTGCTGAACAACACTTATTCCGTGGCCAACCTGATCCGCCACGGCAAAATCGAACAACTCTATTCACAATTACAGACTCGGACGAAGGATATCCCCGATGAGCGGATGATCACGCTGGAGCGATCCCTCGCCCGGCTCGCTCGAAGCGGAATTGTCAGTCCGCTGGAAGCCGAACGCTGGGCCAACCATCCCCAGGCATTCCACGAAGAAATGCAGCAGTAG
- a CDS encoding protein-L-isoaspartate(D-aspartate) O-methyltransferase produces MVETQIVGRGISDPNVIAAMKAIPRECFVPISQVDHAYEDRAVGTELGQTISQPYIVALMTELLAVRPHHRVLEIGTGTGYQTAVLARIACRVYSIERLRALSDAAERRLAEMGVENVELCVGDGSAGWPEAAPFDRIMVTAAAPRVPSILVDELSECGRLVVPVGEGDAQILTVIHKVGGRIIEHPSLAVRFVKLIGEFGFPEPG; encoded by the coding sequence ATGGTCGAGACTCAGATCGTCGGGCGAGGCATCTCCGATCCGAATGTGATCGCCGCAATGAAGGCGATTCCGCGCGAGTGTTTTGTTCCGATTTCGCAGGTGGATCATGCCTACGAAGATCGGGCAGTCGGCACGGAATTGGGACAGACGATCTCTCAGCCATACATTGTCGCATTGATGACTGAGCTTCTGGCGGTCAGGCCTCATCACCGGGTCCTGGAAATCGGCACCGGAACGGGCTACCAGACCGCAGTTCTGGCTCGGATCGCTTGTCGTGTGTATTCGATCGAGCGTCTGAGGGCATTGTCGGATGCGGCGGAACGCCGCCTCGCAGAAATGGGTGTCGAAAATGTGGAACTGTGCGTGGGCGACGGCAGTGCCGGCTGGCCGGAGGCGGCGCCTTTTGACCGCATCATGGTGACGGCAGCCGCTCCGCGTGTTCCGTCGATTCTGGTTGACGAATTGTCGGAATGCGGTCGCCTGGTGGTGCCGGTTGGTGAGGGGGACGCACAGATTCTAACGGTTATTCACAAGGTGGGGGGGCGGATTATTGAACACCCTTCGCTGGCGGTACGTTTTGTCAAACTGATCGGCGAATTCGGATTCCCTGAACCGGGCTGA
- a CDS encoding trypsin-like peptidase domain-containing protein codes for MIQSRRIRFFALAGLTVMALGGASAAADTKGLYKQLADQLSHALVTVKFVLKVQGPSGPQEIEREFTALMIEKNGLVLCSSVQLGTSRIFRARGGQVTPTDIKVLIGDDTEGVPARLLTNDPELDLSWVQIKKPDEQGYKFLDLSKSKVVTLGDRLLSARRMDKFFDRAIVLNEGLLGGITKKPRELLIPTASLEFGQTNIGMPVFAEDGSVVGVSVLQSPDPEDMDASSRGSADVLILPVAEVVKATEKAKTTAPAAEEEEDEASGDSDKSATKPDTNDKSKSSHEESDE; via the coding sequence ATGATTCAATCAAGGCGTATTCGTTTCTTCGCGCTGGCCGGTTTGACTGTAATGGCACTGGGTGGCGCGTCGGCAGCCGCCGATACCAAGGGACTTTATAAGCAATTGGCGGACCAATTGTCCCATGCGCTGGTGACGGTCAAGTTCGTGTTGAAAGTTCAGGGTCCGTCGGGCCCTCAGGAAATCGAGCGTGAGTTCACCGCGTTGATGATTGAAAAGAATGGGTTGGTGCTCTGTTCCAGTGTTCAACTTGGAACGTCGCGGATTTTCCGTGCGCGCGGCGGACAGGTCACGCCGACAGACATCAAAGTTCTCATCGGCGACGATACCGAGGGCGTGCCGGCCCGATTGCTGACGAACGATCCGGAACTTGATCTGTCGTGGGTGCAGATCAAGAAACCGGATGAACAGGGCTACAAGTTTCTGGATCTGAGCAAGTCGAAAGTCGTGACCTTGGGCGACCGGCTGCTGTCGGCTCGGCGTATGGATAAGTTCTTTGATCGGGCCATCGTGTTGAACGAAGGGCTCCTCGGTGGCATCACGAAAAAGCCTCGTGAATTGCTGATCCCGACCGCTTCATTGGAGTTTGGCCAGACCAATATCGGGATGCCGGTTTTCGCTGAAGACGGCTCAGTCGTGGGTGTGTCGGTGTTGCAATCGCCCGATCCGGAGGACATGGATGCCAGCTCGCGCGGCAGCGCTGACGTGCTGATCCTGCCGGTGGCCGAGGTGGTGAAGGCGACGGAGAAGGCGAAGACGACCGCGCCGGCCGCGGAGGAAGAGGAGGACGAGGCGTCAGGCGACAGCGACAAGTCCGCCACGAAGCCGGATACGAACGATAAGTCGAAAAGCTCTCATGAAGAGAGCGATGAATAG
- a CDS encoding CAP domain-containing protein, translating to MRLVGLPSVLAAALAAGCYEPNDAARSANTNDPASGFTTSLIAGQACANPSEPESLTRDMIDAINSERAKRELKPLRQNGTLMQIADFYACRLVDGHFFDHYDPYDGSTVVERAIDFGYPFFQIGENLAARQATVKEAMIALMNSPKHRANILDPVFTEIGVAVKIGGDHGVYWVQEFGRPLSEESTSSPDSQTAGYSETSTAHATDTPATPKTPALGTDPTAAPTSQSVE from the coding sequence ATGCGTTTGGTCGGACTGCCGAGTGTTCTTGCGGCCGCGCTCGCCGCCGGATGCTATGAGCCCAACGACGCTGCGCGCTCCGCCAATACCAATGATCCGGCCTCAGGCTTCACAACGTCACTGATTGCCGGCCAGGCGTGCGCCAATCCATCCGAACCCGAATCCCTCACCCGCGACATGATTGACGCGATCAATTCCGAGCGCGCCAAGCGCGAATTGAAGCCGCTTCGCCAGAATGGCACATTGATGCAAATCGCCGACTTCTACGCCTGTCGCCTCGTCGATGGCCACTTCTTCGACCATTACGATCCATACGACGGCTCTACAGTGGTCGAACGCGCGATTGATTTCGGGTATCCCTTCTTCCAGATTGGCGAAAACCTCGCGGCGCGTCAGGCAACGGTCAAGGAAGCTATGATCGCGCTGATGAACTCGCCCAAACACCGGGCCAACATCCTCGATCCGGTTTTCACGGAAATCGGTGTTGCCGTGAAAATTGGCGGCGATCATGGCGTCTATTGGGTGCAGGAGTTCGGTCGTCCGCTCTCTGAAGAATCGACTTCCAGTCCCGATTCGCAGACCGCCGGATACTCTGAGACATCGACGGCACACGCGACTGACACCCCGGCCACACCGAAAACTCCCGCACTCGGGACTGACCCGACCGCCGCCCCCACCAGCCAGTCGGTAGAATAG
- a CDS encoding prolyl oligopeptidase family serine peptidase, translating to MIRSALPTLLTAVVIVALPAMILLEHDPPSESTTVSRNPQLPDNFIEKRIQLPDRSEWKYVVYIPPQYNDDPHHNWPVIVFLHGSAESGTDNIRQTQVGLPAYIRQNISNFPFIVIMPQARGMWFRGQNALAVWSALDTTLREYRTDRDRVTLTGLSMGGFGTWELATLQPDAFAAIIPVCGVAPVEYLSNIRELPVWAFHGSQDQNVPVSATREAVARLRELGAEPKYTEYAGQGHKIWDNVYSSKEVWKWVLRQKRKPAPRAINYRLIGANARVWWLIANAEPDHVGKARIHAEIDEENRITISTEGVHSWAIISQDQPIKPGDIVSLTHNNEKLFRGRFNGMIGYNISPASQPSDSPADRRGARPPHRNSTTPSTPEIP from the coding sequence ATGATTCGATCCGCATTACCCACGCTGCTCACGGCTGTCGTGATTGTGGCACTTCCTGCGATGATTCTGCTGGAGCACGACCCGCCTTCCGAATCGACGACGGTTTCGCGAAACCCGCAACTTCCTGATAATTTCATCGAGAAGCGGATCCAGCTGCCGGACAGGAGCGAATGGAAATACGTCGTGTACATTCCTCCACAGTACAATGACGATCCCCATCACAACTGGCCGGTCATCGTCTTTCTTCACGGAAGCGCTGAATCCGGTACGGACAACATCCGACAGACCCAGGTCGGCCTGCCCGCCTACATCCGACAGAACATCAGCAATTTCCCGTTTATCGTTATCATGCCGCAGGCCCGCGGAATGTGGTTTCGAGGGCAGAATGCTCTCGCTGTCTGGTCGGCACTTGACACCACACTGCGAGAATACCGAACCGATCGCGATCGCGTGACCCTGACCGGCCTCTCGATGGGTGGATTCGGCACGTGGGAACTCGCCACGCTCCAACCGGATGCGTTCGCCGCGATCATACCGGTTTGCGGCGTCGCGCCGGTGGAATATCTGTCCAACATCCGGGAACTGCCCGTTTGGGCGTTTCACGGTTCACAGGACCAGAATGTGCCGGTTTCCGCCACACGCGAGGCCGTTGCCCGGCTGCGCGAATTGGGCGCGGAACCCAAATACACGGAGTACGCTGGTCAGGGGCATAAGATCTGGGACAACGTCTACTCCAGCAAGGAAGTCTGGAAGTGGGTGCTCAGGCAAAAGCGGAAACCGGCGCCTCGCGCGATCAACTACCGTCTGATCGGCGCGAATGCGCGCGTCTGGTGGCTCATCGCCAATGCCGAGCCGGATCACGTCGGAAAGGCCCGGATACACGCCGAGATCGACGAGGAAAATCGCATCACGATTTCAACCGAGGGCGTTCATTCGTGGGCTATCATCTCACAGGATCAACCGATTAAACCCGGTGACATCGTCTCGCTCACTCATAATAACGAGAAGCTCTTTCGAGGCAGATTCAACGGAATGATCGGATACAACATCTCACCCGCATCTCAGCCATCCGACAGTCCGGCGGATCGGCGAGGCGCCAGACCGCCGCACAGAAATTCCACAACGCCTTCGACGCCGGAAATACCCTGA
- a CDS encoding glycosyltransferase family 4 protein, whose translation MTTILHVVDRSCGPSTLQALNLLRSRLATATPSAVATIDPASRRTAEIFVSGGIVPAPRLLPTRFVNFASGLAKFAKSCRAEVIHAWGIEAAAVCMTTLPNRPLLITLIEPESAEDAAKWIRSFPIGAGVVADSEFIQSRLVTSGLDMGQVIVIRGAVDLGAINKARRDDVRRRIVGDSGPVILIPGPPERGAGQEAAIWAAGIIQFLHRNLRVLMPYASTEADRLIRWVRTMGLGHMLIVPDARLTWHELVTCADVFLQPAEREVCTPPIAAAMAAGLPIVATAIRSIAEMIADRHNGLLVRKAEPKAVAARLLAAIEDQPLVRQITDVARSQAFEIFSPRASADNYRRVYENLAAGRPIGEGINDTARVA comes from the coding sequence TTGACCACGATTCTACACGTCGTTGATCGTTCATGCGGGCCATCGACGTTGCAAGCGCTCAATCTACTGCGCTCGCGACTGGCCACCGCGACGCCCTCCGCGGTTGCGACGATTGATCCCGCTTCGCGCCGGACCGCCGAAATATTTGTCAGCGGCGGCATCGTCCCGGCGCCGCGTCTGCTTCCAACCCGGTTCGTCAATTTCGCCTCAGGTCTGGCGAAGTTCGCCAAATCCTGCCGCGCCGAGGTGATACACGCATGGGGCATTGAAGCGGCGGCGGTCTGCATGACAACGCTCCCAAACCGGCCGCTGCTGATCACTTTGATTGAACCTGAGTCGGCTGAGGACGCCGCAAAGTGGATTCGCTCTTTCCCGATCGGCGCGGGTGTCGTCGCGGACAGCGAGTTCATCCAGTCAAGGCTGGTCACGTCGGGATTGGATATGGGACAGGTCATCGTGATCCGCGGCGCGGTCGACCTGGGAGCCATCAACAAGGCACGCCGCGACGATGTCCGACGCCGAATTGTCGGCGACTCCGGCCCTGTTATCCTGATTCCCGGGCCGCCTGAGCGCGGCGCTGGACAGGAAGCAGCCATATGGGCCGCAGGCATCATTCAGTTTCTTCATCGCAATCTGCGCGTCCTCATGCCGTATGCCTCGACTGAAGCGGATCGACTGATTCGCTGGGTCCGGACGATGGGACTCGGGCACATGCTCATCGTACCCGATGCTCGCCTGACCTGGCACGAACTCGTCACCTGCGCGGATGTCTTTCTGCAGCCCGCGGAGCGAGAGGTCTGCACTCCGCCGATCGCCGCCGCGATGGCAGCGGGCCTTCCCATTGTCGCAACCGCCATTCGGTCTATTGCCGAGATGATTGCCGATCGCCATAACGGACTGCTTGTCAGGAAGGCGGAGCCCAAGGCAGTAGCCGCCCGCCTGCTCGCGGCCATTGAAGACCAGCCGCTGGTCCGCCAGATCACCGATGTGGCACGAAGCCAGGCATTCGAGATCTTCAGTCCACGGGCATCAGCTGACAACTATCGCAGGGTGTATGAAAACCTCGCCGCCGGGCGGCCGATCGGTGAAGGCATCAACGACACCGCCCGCGTTGCCTAG